A single Watersipora subatra chromosome 7, tzWatSuba1.1, whole genome shotgun sequence DNA region contains:
- the LOC137400063 gene encoding UBX domain-containing protein 11-like isoform X2 yields MMSSPMSNLKKGKKVPLGSAAHNQNVPYRHADDALLEEVTSRMTTKNNLIAPSRQGLTRENACSTPTDLDLMHTMISRIAILEKQTQIQAKQLFDKDKRISVLEDKCRLYQKLNVEDANSSRYVRDLETRCLLYQQQISEMEEFLLDYGMMWVGEKDEEETSDESNTDTQTKVGEMWEPSASLADNDSLQQPPKSTNRYNIDFDKLIANIKELNMIAGDGETQIEKTKSGARFKIPDPVQLILYSNGMVMFDGPFRSYDEKTTQICIADLKDGFFPTELQSRYPEGVPFKVVDKRDVTFEPKQSVKAFAGQGQSLGGDTQPSRLVPSIVHKQTPVSTGRTESTLPGTKLTANQFLSHLPASVIRSGRVIDIRSSLSDSLKGPEQQACPVTIVQTETMQEIKERLELEESERPPSGRNITTLRIKDMDNHTYVLKMKFSDTIGDIISYLSSLSDNKDYQLVSTFPRKVYSDLSESLFNAGLTPNASLHLRAAGQS; encoded by the exons ATGATGAGCTCTCCAATGtctaatttaaaaaaaggaaagaaGGTGCCTCTTGGATCAGCAGCACA CAACCAGAATGTGCCGTATCGTCATGCTGATGATGCTTTGCTAGAAGAAGTGACATCTCGAATGACTACCAAAAACAACTTGATAGCCCCATCTAGGCAGGGACTTACGCGTGAAAATGCTTGCTCTACTCCCACCGATTTAGATCTCATGCACACAATGATCTCTAGAATAGCTATTCTTGAAAAGCAAACACAGATTCAGGCTAAGCAGCTCTTTGATAAA GACAAGCGAATCAGTGTGCTGGAAGATAAATGTCGCCTGTACCAGAAACTGAATGTAGAAGATGCCAACTCCTCCAGATATGTCAGAGATCTGGAAACACGCTGTCTGCTTTACCAACAGCAGATATCTGAAATGGAG GAGTTTCTTCTTGACTACGGCATGATGTGGGTTGGAGAGAAAGATGAGGAAGAGACATCTGATGAAAGTAATACTGACACGCAGACAAAAG TGGGAGAGATGTGGGAACCATCTGCTTCTTTGGCCGACAATGACAGTCTTCAACAGCCCCCAAAATCTACTAACAGATATAATATTGATTTTGACAAACTGATTGCAAACATCAAAGAACTGAATATGATAGCTGGTGATGGAGAAACACAAATAGAGAAAACCAAGTCTGGAGCTCGCTTTAAG ATTCCAGATCCTGTACAGCTCATTTTATACAGCAATGGGATGGTCATGTTTGATGGGCCCTTTAGGTCATATgacgagaagacaactcagatATGTATAGCTGACTTAAAAGATGGTTTCTTTCCAACAGAGCTTCAGTCAAGGTACCCCGAAGGTGTACCCTTTAAA GTTGTTGACAAAAGGGATGTAACCTTTGAACCAAAACAATCGGTGAAAGCATTTGCTGGTCAAGGGCAGTCACTTGGTGGAGACACACAACCGTCACGGCTTGTCCCATCTATAGTGCATAAGCAGACACCTGTTTCAACTGGTCGTACTGAATCAACTTTGCCTG GCACTAAACTGACAGCTAACCAGTTTCTGTCACACTTGCCGGCATCAGTCATACGTAGCGGTCGTGTCATAGACATTAGAAGCTCTCTCTCGGATTCTCTGAAAGGCCCAGAGCAGCAGGCCTGTCCAGTCACCATCGTGCAGACAGAAACAATGCAGGAGATTAAGGAAAG GCTGGAACTCGAGGAAAGTGAAAGGCCCCCATCTGGTCGTAATATTACCACTCTGAGAATTAAAGACATGGACAACCATACCTACGTGTTAAAGATGAAGTTTTCTGATACCATTGGAGATATCATCAGCTACCTATCATCTCTCAG
- the LOC137400063 gene encoding UBX domain-containing protein 11-like isoform X1, with protein sequence MMSSPMSNLKKGKKVPLGSAAHNQNVPYRHADDALLEEVTSRMTTKNNLIAPSRQGLTRENACSTPTDLDLMHTMISRIAILEKQTQIQAKQLFDKDKRISVLEDKCRLYQKLNVEDANSSRYVRDLETRCLLYQQQISEMEEFLLDYGMMWVGEKDEEETSDESNTDTQTKVGEMWEPSASLADNDSLQQPPKSTNRYNIDFDKLIANIKELNMIAGDGETQIEKTKSGARFKIPDPVQLILYSNGMVMFDGPFRSYDEKTTQICIADLKDGFFPTELQSRYPEGVPFKVVDKRDVTFEPKQSVKAFAGQGQSLGGDTQPSRLVPSIVHKQTPVSTGRTESTLPGTKLTANQFLSHLPASVIRSGRVIDIRSSLSDSLKGPEQQACPVTIVQTETMQEIKERLELEESERPPSGRNITTLRIKDMDNHTYVLKMKFSDTIGDIISYLSSLRSSDNKDYQLVSTFPRKVYSDLSESLFNAGLTPNASLHLRAAGQS encoded by the exons ATGATGAGCTCTCCAATGtctaatttaaaaaaaggaaagaaGGTGCCTCTTGGATCAGCAGCACA CAACCAGAATGTGCCGTATCGTCATGCTGATGATGCTTTGCTAGAAGAAGTGACATCTCGAATGACTACCAAAAACAACTTGATAGCCCCATCTAGGCAGGGACTTACGCGTGAAAATGCTTGCTCTACTCCCACCGATTTAGATCTCATGCACACAATGATCTCTAGAATAGCTATTCTTGAAAAGCAAACACAGATTCAGGCTAAGCAGCTCTTTGATAAA GACAAGCGAATCAGTGTGCTGGAAGATAAATGTCGCCTGTACCAGAAACTGAATGTAGAAGATGCCAACTCCTCCAGATATGTCAGAGATCTGGAAACACGCTGTCTGCTTTACCAACAGCAGATATCTGAAATGGAG GAGTTTCTTCTTGACTACGGCATGATGTGGGTTGGAGAGAAAGATGAGGAAGAGACATCTGATGAAAGTAATACTGACACGCAGACAAAAG TGGGAGAGATGTGGGAACCATCTGCTTCTTTGGCCGACAATGACAGTCTTCAACAGCCCCCAAAATCTACTAACAGATATAATATTGATTTTGACAAACTGATTGCAAACATCAAAGAACTGAATATGATAGCTGGTGATGGAGAAACACAAATAGAGAAAACCAAGTCTGGAGCTCGCTTTAAG ATTCCAGATCCTGTACAGCTCATTTTATACAGCAATGGGATGGTCATGTTTGATGGGCCCTTTAGGTCATATgacgagaagacaactcagatATGTATAGCTGACTTAAAAGATGGTTTCTTTCCAACAGAGCTTCAGTCAAGGTACCCCGAAGGTGTACCCTTTAAA GTTGTTGACAAAAGGGATGTAACCTTTGAACCAAAACAATCGGTGAAAGCATTTGCTGGTCAAGGGCAGTCACTTGGTGGAGACACACAACCGTCACGGCTTGTCCCATCTATAGTGCATAAGCAGACACCTGTTTCAACTGGTCGTACTGAATCAACTTTGCCTG GCACTAAACTGACAGCTAACCAGTTTCTGTCACACTTGCCGGCATCAGTCATACGTAGCGGTCGTGTCATAGACATTAGAAGCTCTCTCTCGGATTCTCTGAAAGGCCCAGAGCAGCAGGCCTGTCCAGTCACCATCGTGCAGACAGAAACAATGCAGGAGATTAAGGAAAG GCTGGAACTCGAGGAAAGTGAAAGGCCCCCATCTGGTCGTAATATTACCACTCTGAGAATTAAAGACATGGACAACCATACCTACGTGTTAAAGATGAAGTTTTCTGATACCATTGGAGATATCATCAGCTACCTATCATCTCTCAG